Proteins from a genomic interval of Ovis aries strain OAR_USU_Benz2616 breed Rambouillet chromosome 25, ARS-UI_Ramb_v3.0, whole genome shotgun sequence:
- the PLAU gene encoding urokinase-type plasminogen activator precursor (The RefSeq protein has 4 substitutions compared to this genomic sequence) produces the protein MRVLLACLLVCALVVSDSDGSNEVHKESGVSDCGCLNGGKCVSYKYFSNIQRCSCPKKFQGEYCEIDTSKTCYQGNGHSYRGKANTDLRGRPRLAWDSATVLLKMYHAHRSDAIQLGLGKHNYCRNPDNQRRPWCYVQVGLKQFVQECMVQDCPAGKGPSSPKEKVEFQCGQKALRPRFEIVGGEFTTIESQPWFAAIYRRHRGGSVTYLCGGSLISPCWVVSATHCFTNHPKKEDYIVYLGRSKLNSDTLGEMKFEVEKLILHEDYSADSLAHHNDIALLKIRTSRGQCAQPSRSIQTICLPPLYGDARFGTRCEITGFGKENPSDYLYPEQLKMTFVNLVSHEECQQPHYYGTEVTDKMLCAADPQWETDSCQGDSGGPLVCTIQGRLTLTGIVSWGRECAMKDKPGVYTRVSKFLPWIYTHTRGEIDLGL, from the exons ATGAGGGTCCTGTTGGCATGCCTGCTCGTCTGTGCCCTGGTCGTGAGCGACTCTGAT GGCAGCAATGAAGTTCATAAAGAGTCTGGTGTAT CGGACTGTGGCTGTCTGAATGGAGGAAAATGTGTGTCCTACAAGTACTTCTCCAACATTCAGCGATGCAGTTGCCCAAAGAAATTCCAAGGGGAATACTGTGAGATAG ATACATCAAAAACCTGCTATCAGGGGAATGGTCACTCTTACCGAGGGAAGGCCAACACAGACCTCAGAGGCCGGCCCTGCCTGGCCTGGGACTCTGCCACCGTCCTTCTGAAAATGTACCATGCCCACAGATCTGATGCCATTCAGCTGGGCCTGGGGAAACACAATTATTGCAG GAACCCAGACAATCAGAGAAGGCCCTGGTGCTATGTGCAGGTTGGCCTAAAGCAGTTTGTCCAGGAGTGCATGGTGCAGGACTGCTCTGCTG gaaAAAGTCCCTCCTCTCCTAAGGAGAAAGTAGAGTTCCAATGTGGCCAGAAGGCTCTGAGGCCTCGCTTTAAGATTGTTGGGGGAGAGTTCACCACCATCGAGAGCCAGCCTTGGTTTGCAGCCATCTATAGGAGACATCGGGGAGGCTCTGTTACCTACTTGTGCGGTGGCAGTCTCATCAGTCCCTGCTGGGTGGTCAGCGCCACACACTGCTTCAC TAATCACCCAAAGAAGGAGGACTACATTGTCTACCTGGGTCGTTCAAAGCTTAACTCCGACACACTTGGGGAGATGAAGTTTGAGGTGGAAAAGCTCATCTTGCATGAGGACTACAGTGCAGACAGCCTTGCTCACCACAACGATATTG CCTTGCTGAAGATCCGTACCAGCAGAGGCCAATGTGCACAGCCCTCCCGGTCCATACAAACCATCTGCCTGCCCCCACTATATGGAGATGCCCGTTTTGGCACAAGGTGTGAGATCACTGGCTTCGGAAAAGAGAATCCCT CTGACTATCTCTACCCAGAGCAGCTGAAAATGACTTTTGTGAATCTGGTTTCCCATGAGGAATGTCAGCAGCCCCACTACTATGGCACTGAAGTCACTGACAAAATGCTGTGTGCGGCTGACCCACAGTGGGAAACAGATTCCTGCCAG GGAGACTCAGGAGGCCCGCTGGTCTGTACCATCCAAGGCCGCCTGACCCTGACTGGGATTGTGAGCTGGGGCCGTGAATGTGCCATGAAGGACAAGCCAGGAGTCTACACAAGGGTCTCAAAATTCCTGCCCTGGATCTACACTCACACCAGGGGAGAGATTGACCTTGGCCTGTGA